A part of Acidimicrobiales bacterium genomic DNA contains:
- a CDS encoding alpha/beta hydrolase-fold protein → MVEVTISGRISKFAARAAWLYLPPAYLTSEPPLLPVLELIGGQPGTSHDWLKWNDLAGVMDRFAAAHHGLAPVVVMPDALGSFLSNPLCINSKLGQSDTYLSVDVPNWVRTHLRVDHNPTAWAIGGGSFGGTCAWQLAVDHPKLFPTFLDFSGVYEQLRGTLQETIDATFDGNSREFANVNPAQILVHHRRPSTWAMLGTGSDDTYYLGEIERTATLCRHAGMHVQTLTVPGGHTGSVFAALLTDSLDWLAVRDGIL, encoded by the coding sequence GTGGTCGAGGTCACCATCTCCGGACGGATCTCGAAGTTCGCGGCACGAGCTGCTTGGCTGTACCTCCCGCCCGCCTATCTCACCTCAGAGCCCCCGCTGCTGCCCGTCCTCGAGCTCATCGGCGGTCAGCCTGGCACCTCTCACGACTGGCTCAAGTGGAACGACCTTGCCGGCGTCATGGACCGGTTCGCGGCTGCCCATCACGGGCTCGCTCCGGTGGTAGTCATGCCTGACGCCCTCGGCTCGTTCTTGTCGAACCCGCTCTGCATCAATTCCAAGCTCGGCCAGTCAGACACCTACCTCTCCGTTGACGTCCCGAACTGGGTGCGCACCCATTTGCGCGTCGATCACAACCCGACGGCGTGGGCGATCGGCGGCGGATCGTTCGGCGGGACGTGCGCGTGGCAGCTCGCCGTCGACCACCCGAAGCTCTTCCCGACCTTCCTCGACTTCTCCGGCGTCTACGAGCAACTGCGCGGCACGCTGCAGGAGACGATCGATGCCACCTTCGACGGCAACTCCCGAGAGTTCGCAAATGTCAATCCGGCCCAGATCCTCGTTCACCATCGTCGGCCGAGCACCTGGGCGATGCTCGGGACGGGAAGCGACGACACGTACTATCTCGGCGAGATCGAGCGAACCGCGACGTTGTGCCGGCACGCCGGAATGCACGTGCAGACCCTGACGGTCCCGGGCGGGCACACG
- a CDS encoding SGNH/GDSL hydrolase family protein, producing the protein MARHDGASRDPGTETPLEQRAEMRQRGGRLRARSLAVGRLGARWRPAAVFLATAIAVILLAAPRPVAATGSASKARVVVALGDSITSGFGLEDPSTESWPAQAQALSDGRYVFVNQGVAGDELATAAGRVSPGWPPMQVRLRAALAHHPWCVVLLGGANDVGIVSVETDEAAIRAMTDTIVAAGSRFAVVTITPLAAPAIRPHGYPAFANRLNSWILQTYPGRTVNYWKYMTGDSGTRMLSALNSGDGIHPNEAAAHWLALHVLALLGSPSI; encoded by the coding sequence ATGGCACGGCACGACGGCGCGAGCCGCGACCCTGGTACCGAGACTCCCCTCGAGCAGCGCGCCGAGATGCGACAACGAGGCGGTCGTCTGCGTGCGAGGTCCTTGGCGGTGGGGAGACTTGGCGCGCGATGGCGCCCCGCCGCCGTCTTCCTCGCCACCGCGATCGCGGTGATCCTGCTTGCGGCACCGCGCCCGGTGGCGGCGACGGGATCGGCCAGCAAGGCGCGGGTCGTCGTGGCGCTTGGCGATTCGATCACGTCAGGGTTTGGCCTCGAGGATCCGTCGACCGAGAGCTGGCCGGCACAAGCACAGGCGCTCTCTGACGGCAGGTACGTCTTTGTCAATCAAGGGGTGGCAGGCGACGAGCTGGCAACGGCGGCCGGCCGAGTGTCGCCGGGGTGGCCGCCCATGCAGGTCCGACTGAGGGCGGCCCTCGCGCATCATCCCTGGTGCGTCGTCCTGCTCGGAGGCGCAAATGATGTCGGCATCGTCTCGGTGGAGACCGATGAAGCAGCGATCAGAGCGATGACAGACACCATTGTCGCTGCCGGCTCACGATTCGCGGTCGTGACCATCACCCCTCTCGCTGCGCCAGCCATTCGGCCCCACGGCTACCCGGCATTCGCGAACCGCCTCAATAGCTGGATTCTCCAGACGTATCCCGGTCGCACCGTGAACTACTGGAAGTACATGACGGGCGACTCCGGGACCAGGATGCTCAGTGCGTTGAACTCCGGAGACGGCATTCACCCCAACGAGGCCGCTGCGCATTGGCTCGCATTGCATGTGCTCGCGCTCTTGGGGTCCCCGTCGATCTAG